The proteins below come from a single Stomoxys calcitrans chromosome 1, idStoCalc2.1, whole genome shotgun sequence genomic window:
- the LOC106089145 gene encoding small ribosomal subunit protein eS1 — protein MAVGKNKGLSKGGKKGGKKKVVDPFSRKDWYDVKAPNMFVVRQIGKTLVNRTQGQRIASDYLKGRVFEVALGDLQKDNDSERSFRKFRLIAEDVQDRNILCNFHGMDLTTDKYRSMVKKWQTLIEGIVEAKTTDGYLLRVFCIGFTAKDQQSQRKTCYAQHSQVRKIRVKMHEIITDEVTKSDLKQLVGKLALDSIAKDIEKKCQRIYPLHDVYIRKVKVLKKPRFDLSKLLELHGDGGSKSTEAVVSAEGAVIDRPEGYEPPVQESV, from the exons ATGGCGGTCGGTAAAAATAAGGGTCTTTCTAAAGGAGGCAAAAAAGGTGGCAAAAAGAAGGTCGTCGATCCTTTTTCACGCAAAGATTGGTACGATGTCAAAGCTCCTAACATGTTTGTTGTTCGCCAAATTGGCAAAACCTTGGTCAATCGTACACAAGGCCAAAGAATCGCTTCTGACTACTTGAAGGGCCGTGTCTTTGAAGTCGCTTTGGGCGATCTGCAAAAGGACAACGATTCGGAACGTTCTTTCCGCAAATTCCGTCTCATCGCTGAAGATGTTCAAGAtcgtaacattttatgcaaCTTCCACGGTATGGATTTGACCACCGATAAATATAG ATCCATGGTCAAGAAATGGCAAACCCTCATCGAAGGCATTGTTGAGGCTAAAACCACCGATGGTTACTTGCTCCGCGTCTTCTGCATTGGTTTCACAGCCAAGGATCAACAATCACAACGCAAGACCTGCTATGCCCAACACTCGCAGGTTCGCAAGATTCGCGTTAAAATGCACGAAATCATCACCGATGAAGTCACCAAGTCTGACTTGAAGCAATTGGTTGGCAAATTAGCTTTGGACTCCATTGCCAAGGATATTGAGAAGAAGTGCCAACGCATCTATCCTTTGCATGATGTGTACATCCGCAAAGTAAAGGTATTGAAGAAGCCCCGTTTCGATTTGTCCAAATTGTTGGAATTGCACGGTGATGGTGGCAGCAAGAGTACCGAAGCCGTTGTCTCTGCTGAAGGTGCTGTTATTGACAGACCCGAGGGTTATGAACCCCCTGTACAAGAGTCTGTTTAA